GAGATAATCAGCAATCAATACCGCGTTTAATGTTGGCGGCACCCTTAGCTTAACCGGACGGAGCTTGTCCTGCGCCATGGCCTTTAACCACATTAGGGTTGCCGAAATCACGCTTAATACCTGATGGGCATTAACCGGGATCACATCGTCCCTCGGCAGGTACTCCACATAAAAAGCTCCCGGCTGCAGCTCTTGCCCGCCAGCTTTAAACGGATGAATTTTATAGGTGCCGTTATCACTGATTAATTCCTGGTAACGGCTAACATTAGCCAATAGGGTATTGATATCCGGGCTATGCCAGAGCAAGGGAGCCAGTACCCCGAGAGCCCGGTAATCCAGACTCTGCCCTATTTTTATGCCAAGCAGGGAATCCCCGCTAAGCTTTGCCGCCCGGTGCCAGATAAGCCTGGCGCTGCCCAGTTCTAACCGCCGGCCGTCGATAAACTTCCCCCGGGTAAAACCGGGTAAGGCATCCACAAGCGTGCAGGTATCAATTCCCTGTTTTTTAAAAGCCGCCAGCAAGGCATTAATCCAGTCACCGGCTATATATAAGTGTTTCATCTTGCCTGAAAATACCGACGCCAAAAGCCAAATACAACATAAGGCGCATAAAATTTATTAAATATGTGTCACAAAATGTCACTTTTAGGTTTTCGCTGTCAATGATCCCAGCACCTTTATTTGCAATACTAAGCTTAGGTCAGGCAAACAGGCGACAGTTGGGGCAAACAAAATGAATGAATACAATATCAACGCCCTGGCCATCCCCTTGTTCCTGGTTTTTATGCTGGCTGAATACGGCCTGCTGCGCTTAAAGGGACAAAAGCTGCACAGGCTCAACGATAGCATCGCCAGTTTATCTATGGGCATGTTATTGCTTATTTCCGATGCCCTGCTTAAAGCCTATACCTTTGCCGTGTTTATTTACCTGTTCGACCAGCACAGGTTATTTGAATTTTCTCCCTATGCCCCCGTTACCTGGCTGTTGTTCTTTTTTGCCGTCGATTTTTGCTACTACTGGTTTCACCGCTGTGCCCACCAGTTTAATTTTCTCTGGGGCGCCCATGTCGGCCATCATCAAAGTGAAGAATATAATCTCACCACGGCATTGAGGCAAAGCGCCTTTCAATACGCCTTTTCCTGGGTCTTTTATTTACCGCTGGCGCTGCTCGGCTGCCCGCCCCAGGTTTTTCTGGTGTTGTTTATCCTGCTAAAGCTCTACCAGTTCTGGCTGCATACCCAGCTGATAGGCAAGATCCCCTATATCGAA
This genomic window from Thalassomonas viridans contains:
- a CDS encoding AraC family transcriptional regulator, whose amino-acid sequence is MKHLYIAGDWINALLAAFKKQGIDTCTLVDALPGFTRGKFIDGRRLELGSARLIWHRAAKLSGDSLLGIKIGQSLDYRALGVLAPLLWHSPDINTLLANVSRYQELISDNGTYKIHPFKAGGQELQPGAFYVEYLPRDDVIPVNAHQVLSVISATLMWLKAMAQDKLRPVKLRVPPTLNAVLIADYLDCEVITAEGNFRIYCLAEFSDAKNSGCDPHLYQINKAYADELLSAKKASSALIEKVKELIAGQGFIGAGLEPLALQLGMQKRTLQRHLSGQGTSFRDLKEEAARVYAIKVLSREKPDIEKLAFDLGYSEVSAFYRAFKTWFGVTPKQYIR